In Streptomyces paludis, the genomic stretch CGGCGGTCGCCTTCGCCACCGATCTGAGGGCCCGCGCCGCCGCGCACGGCCGGGACCCCGGTCAGCTCAAGGTGCTCCCCGCCGCGACGCCCGTGGTGGGCACGGATGTGAAGGACGCGCTCGCCAAGCACGAGGCGTTCGCCGAACTCGTCCATCCGGAGGCCGGGTTGTCGCGGCTGGCCTACCACGTCAACGTGGACCTCACCCGCTACGACCTCGACGGCCCGCTGCCCTCCCTGGCGGAGGTCGGTGTGGAGGGCCACTACCGCGAGGTGGTCGAGTTCGCCGAGCGCGAGAAGCTCAGTGTGCGCGAGATCGGCCGCTGGTACGGCGCCCGTACCGAGGGCGGCATGATCGGCTCGGCCGCGGACATCGCCGACACGATGGAACAGTGGCTGGACGCCGGAGCGGCCGACGGCTTCATGATCCAGGCCACCCATGTGCCCGCGGCCTTCGAGGAGTTCGCCGACCACGTCGTGCCCGAGCTGCGCCGCCGCGGTCTGGTGCGCACCGCCTACACCGGCGGCACCCTGCGCGACAACCTGGGGCTCGCCCGTCCCGCCCGGGGCGAGTGGCACCACCGCGCCCGGTCGGCCGCGGGAGACCGTACATGACCGGCCCCGGCGCCGATCCCGGCGCCTCCGCGGATCCCGCGTCCGGCTCCGCCCTCGTCGGTGTGGAGTGGCTGCGCCGGCACCAGGACGATGTCGTACTCCTCGATGCCAGTGTGGACCGGCGGACCGGCCCAGACGGGACCACCGTCTTCGTCGACGGTCTCGCCGGACATCTGGAACGCCGTATCCCGGGCGCCCATTTCGCCGACCTGATCGCGGGCTTCTCCGACCCCTCGGCCCCCTTTCCCTTCACCTGCCCGTCCCCCGACCGCGTCGCCGCCTACGCGAGCGAACTGGGCATCGGCCGCGACTCCACCGTCGTCGTCCACGACCGCCTCACCGGAGCGTGGGCCGCCCGGGTGTGGTGGGTGCTGCGGTCGGCGGGCATCACCCGGGTGCGGGTCCTCAACGGCGGGCTCACCGCCTGGGAGGCGGCCGGACTGCCGGTCGCCCGGGGGCGCCGGGCGGCGCCCCCGCCCGGTGATGTCGTCGCGCGCCCGGCCCGTCCGCACTTCACGGACCTCGCCCGGATGCGGCGCGTCGCCGACGGCGGCGACGCCACCCCGGCCGTCTGCGCCCTGCGCCGCACGGAGTACGCGGGCGACCCCGCCCGTCCCCGCTCCGGGCACATCCCCCGGACCACCAACCTGCCCTACGCCGACCTCCTCGGTCCCCACCACACGCTCGACCCCGTCCGCACCGCCCGCCTCGCGCGGGAGCACGGACTGCGGCGGGGCGACGGTACGGTGCTCTACTGCGGCGGAGCGGTCAACGCGGCCGGGCTCGCCCTCGCCCTGCACGAGATCGGCATCGACGACGTCGTCCTCTACGACGGCTCCCTCAGCGAGTGGCGCGCCCACCCCGAACTGCCCCTGGTGACCGGCCAGGAGGAGGCCGGACGGCCGTGACGCGCCGCCCACGGATCGGGCATGATCGGTCCCGGCCCGCGGACCGACGACGAGGAAGCGGATGAAGAGCACACGGGACACGATCCACGACGAACTGAGGAAGCGGCTGACCTCCGGGTACTACCCACCGGACGCCTCGCTCGTACCGCTCGCGCTGAGCGAGGAGTTCGCCGTCTCGCGCACCCCGGTGCGCGAGGCCCTGGCCCTGCTGGAGCGGGACGGGCTGCTGGTGCCCACCCGGCGCGGGTTCGCGCTGCGCCCGCGGTCGGACGACGAGATGCTCGAACTCTTCCAGATCCAGGCGGTGCTGGACGCCACGGCCGCCGAGTCGGCGGCGCTGCGCCGGGGCCCGGTCGAGCTGGCCCGGCTGGACGTCCTCCTCGAACACGCCGAGTCCCTGGACGATCCCGCGGAGATCCGGCGGAGCCTGAACGACTGGCACGACACCGTACGCCGGGCGGCCCGCAACGGGACCGTCGTCGCCTTTCTGCACACGCTCGACGCGCAGGTGAAGACCAGCGCGCCCTGGCGCACTCCCGCCGCCCCCGACACCTTCACCGCCGCCTTCGCCGAACACCGCACCGTCACGGAGGCGATCCGCGCCCAGGACGCCGAGGCGGCCCGCGTCGCCATGCTCGCCCACCACGGACACGACCGGGACCGGCGGATACGGCAGCGGGTGCGCGCGGACCGGACGCGACCGCCGGAGCGGGGCACGGACAGCTGACCGGGGACGGGCGTTGACAGGTGTGGTTAATGGCGTTAGCTTTTAGCTAATGAAGTTAGCCACACCTTGAAGGGGGATGCCATGGCCCGGACCGAGTTCCTCGCCGTCGACAACGGCACGATCGCGTACGAGGTCGCGGGGTCCGGCCCGCTGATCGTGCTCGCGCACGGCATGGGCGACAGCCGGGCCGCGTACCGCGCTCTGATCCCGCCGCTGGTGGCGGCGGGCCACCGGGTCGCCGCGGTCGATCTGCGCGGCTGCGGCGAGTCCAGCACCGACTGGCCGGCCTGGAGCCGTACCGCCCTCGCCGGCGACCTGCTCGCCGTGATCCGCCACCTGGGCGGCCCGGCCGTGCTCGTCGGCCACTCCATCTCCGGCGGCGCCGCCACCATCGCCGCGGCCCGGAAACCCTCGCTGGTCACCTCCGTCGTCGAGCTGGCTCCGTTCACCCGCAAGCAGTCGATACGCCTCGGCGACCTGCGCGTGAAGCGCTTCCGGCGGGCCATGCCGCGGCTGATCGGCGCGGGCGTGCTCGGCAGTGTGCCGCTCTGGCGCTCGTACCTCGACGTGGCCTACCCCGGCGCGAAGCCGGCCGACTGGGCCGAGCGGCTCGGCCGCGTCGACGCCCTGCTGCGCGAGCCGGGCCGGATGAAGGCCCTGCGGGGCATGGGCGGCAGCGCCCCGACCGACGCCGGCGAGCGGCTCGGTGACGTCCGCTGCCCGGTCCTCGTTGTGATGGGCACGCTCGACCCCGACTGGGCCGACCCGCACGCCGAGGGAACGGCGGTCGTCGAGGCGCTGCCCGCCGGCCTCGGCCGCCTTGAGATGATCGAGGGCGCGGGTCACTACCCGCACGACCAGTTCCCCGACCAGGTGGTGTCGCTCATGCTCGCTTTCCTCCGGCCGGACACCGCCCGTGCCTAGGGCCGGACTTGCCCCGGCGGCCGTCGTCGCGGCCGGCGCCGCCCTCGCCGACGAGGTGGGTTTCGACCGTCTGACGATGAGTCTGCTGGCCGAGCGCGTCGGCGTCCGTACCCCGTCCCTCTACAAACACGTCGGCGGTCAGGAAGACCTCAACCGGCGCATCGCCGCCCTGGCGCTGACCGAGGCAGCCGACGCCGTCGGCGGCGCGGTCCAGGGCTACGCGGGCCGCGACGCCCTGGCCGCCGCGGCCCGCGCCTTCCGCGCCTTCGTGCTGGCGCACCCCGGCCGGTACGCCGCGACGGTCGGCGTGGAACCGCACGGCCCCGACGACCCGCTGGCCGCCGCGGGACAGCGGCTGCTCGGCGCGTTCATGGCGGTCCTGCGCGGTTACGAGATCGCGGAGACCGACGTGGACCACGCCCTGCGCATGCTCCGCAGCCTCTGCCACGGCTTCGCCACCCTTCAGTCGGCCCACGCCTTCCAGTGGAGCACCGACATCGACGCGAGCTTCGAGTGGCTGATCACCTTCGCCGACCGGGGCCTGCGCGCCATGTCGTCCGCCCCCACCCGGCACCCGTAGTCCGACCGGCCCCTTCGTCCGACGGTGGCCCGCGTGCCGGGACCGGAGCCGTACCGGACGCGTCGGCGCCGCGTGTGACGGGGATCACGGGATCGCGCAAACCCCTGGTCCGGCCCGGACGTCTGGCAGGCGTGAGATCACTCAGAAGAGCGCCGCTGCACGAGCTGGACGAGGAACGCCTCGTCCGGCTCGTGGCCAAGGGCGACCGAGCGGCTTTCGAGGAGCTGTACCGGCGTACGTCGCCGTGGATGGCGGTACGGCTGCGCCGCCGCTGTGCCGACGAGCAGATCGTCGCCGAGGTCATGCAGGAGACCTATCTGGCGGTGTGGCGCGCGGCGGGCGCGTTCGGCGGGGCCGCGGTCGGCGGGACGGCCGTCGGCTGGATATGGACGATCGCGGCGCGCCGCCTGATCGACGCGTTCCGGCGCCGCGCCCACCACGCGAAGCCGCCGCCGGCCGCCGCCACGCCCGAATCGGCGCCCGCCGCCGAGGAGCTGGCGCTCGCGACGACCGTCGGCGGCGAGGTCGGGGACGCGCTGCGGCGCCTCGCACCGGAGTTGAGACAGGTACTGCAGGCCATGGTGCTCGACGGACTGTCCGTCCGCGAGACCTCGGTCCTGCTCGGGCTGCCC encodes the following:
- a CDS encoding sulfurtransferase, with amino-acid sequence MTGPGADPGASADPASGSALVGVEWLRRHQDDVVLLDASVDRRTGPDGTTVFVDGLAGHLERRIPGAHFADLIAGFSDPSAPFPFTCPSPDRVAAYASELGIGRDSTVVVHDRLTGAWAARVWWVLRSAGITRVRVLNGGLTAWEAAGLPVARGRRAAPPPGDVVARPARPHFTDLARMRRVADGGDATPAVCALRRTEYAGDPARPRSGHIPRTTNLPYADLLGPHHTLDPVRTARLAREHGLRRGDGTVLYCGGAVNAAGLALALHEIGIDDVVLYDGSLSEWRAHPELPLVTGQEEAGRP
- a CDS encoding RNA polymerase sigma factor encodes the protein MRSLRRAPLHELDEERLVRLVAKGDRAAFEELYRRTSPWMAVRLRRRCADEQIVAEVMQETYLAVWRAAGAFGGAAVGGTAVGWIWTIAARRLIDAFRRRAHHAKPPPAAATPESAPAAEELALATTVGGEVGDALRRLAPELRQVLQAMVLDGLSVRETSVLLGLPEGTVKTRARRARIMMRSALT
- a CDS encoding TetR/AcrR family transcriptional regulator, with protein sequence MPRAGLAPAAVVAAGAALADEVGFDRLTMSLLAERVGVRTPSLYKHVGGQEDLNRRIAALALTEAADAVGGAVQGYAGRDALAAAARAFRAFVLAHPGRYAATVGVEPHGPDDPLAAAGQRLLGAFMAVLRGYEIAETDVDHALRMLRSLCHGFATLQSAHAFQWSTDIDASFEWLITFADRGLRAMSSAPTRHP
- a CDS encoding GntR family transcriptional regulator; protein product: MKSTRDTIHDELRKRLTSGYYPPDASLVPLALSEEFAVSRTPVREALALLERDGLLVPTRRGFALRPRSDDEMLELFQIQAVLDATAAESAALRRGPVELARLDVLLEHAESLDDPAEIRRSLNDWHDTVRRAARNGTVVAFLHTLDAQVKTSAPWRTPAAPDTFTAAFAEHRTVTEAIRAQDAEAARVAMLAHHGHDRDRRIRQRVRADRTRPPERGTDS
- a CDS encoding alpha/beta fold hydrolase; this encodes MARTEFLAVDNGTIAYEVAGSGPLIVLAHGMGDSRAAYRALIPPLVAAGHRVAAVDLRGCGESSTDWPAWSRTALAGDLLAVIRHLGGPAVLVGHSISGGAATIAAARKPSLVTSVVELAPFTRKQSIRLGDLRVKRFRRAMPRLIGAGVLGSVPLWRSYLDVAYPGAKPADWAERLGRVDALLREPGRMKALRGMGGSAPTDAGERLGDVRCPVLVVMGTLDPDWADPHAEGTAVVEALPAGLGRLEMIEGAGHYPHDQFPDQVVSLMLAFLRPDTARA